The Nitrospinaceae bacterium region CTGAGTTGCCGGGTAGCGCAAATTCCATGATGGCGAGGTCGAACTCCTCTTCTCGGAGGATTTCGAAAGCCTCGAGTCCATTTCGCACGATTCTCACATCGTGCTGGAATTCGCGCAGCGAAACATCCAATAGCTCCCCGAGTGTTTCATCAGGATCGGCAATTAAAATATTGGCCTGAAAATCATTAGACGTGGTCATGTGCAGCGCTTCTTTTTGCGTGAACATCGGTCTCCCTCATT contains the following coding sequences:
- a CDS encoding response regulator transcription factor, with translation MFTQKEALHMTTSNDFQANILIADPDETLGELLDVSLREFQHDVRIVRNGLEAFEILREEEFDLAIMEFALPGNSALEILTRLKKASIHVPHTMILSTGGTLETIHDCVEAGAQDFIVKPFKLPTLIKRISVILARVGLERQKR